Proteins encoded in a region of the Podarcis muralis chromosome 2, rPodMur119.hap1.1, whole genome shotgun sequence genome:
- the LOC114590920 gene encoding serine protease inhibitor Kazal-type 6-like, giving the protein MCDRLFKTMKFASAFVLLALILCCFSGSTAKETKRSCIINPKEDYFACPPVESFVCGSDGKTYKNTCFLGKAMRASCGKVRYRHPGPCTP; this is encoded by the exons ATGTGTGATAGACTCTTCAAGACTATGAAATTTGCATCTGCCTTTGTGCTTCTTGCTCTGATCCTGTGCTGCTTCTCAG GTTCCACTGCTAAAGAAACAAAG AGATCCTGCATCATAAATCCAAAGGAAGATTATTTTGCGTGCCCACCAGTTGAGTCATTTGTTTGTGGCTCAGATGGCAAAACTTACAAGAATACATGTTTTCTTGGCAAAGCTATGAG AGCTTCTTGTGGAAAAGTGAGATACAGACACCCTGGCCCATGTACTCCATGA